The Anaerolineae bacterium genomic interval CAGTGCGAATGGCAGGGCAGTGCTCCAGGGCGCGTCCAGGCCGGCCGGCCCCAGGCAGAGCGTTCGCCAGGCTGACCCGAGCCACGTCATGATATCCATGGCGGCCGTGCCGCGCGGCCAGGCCAGCAGGCGCGACAGCCCGGTGCCCAGCCAGGGAAGGTATAAGAGGAGCACGCCGGCCTGCATGCCGACCCATGCGGCGAGAGTGCGGGCGCGCCGGCGCTCCATCCAGGCGAACAGGAAGACCAGGTTGCATGCCAGCAGGACAGCCGGGAAGAAATAATGGGTGTAGAGGCCGGCCGCGCCGGCCAGTATATATATCAGGGCGAACAGCCAGCGGGGATGTACGATCCAGCGCCAGGCCCCCCAGGCCGCCAACGCGGACCAGAATGCCATGAGCATGTACATGCGGGCTTCCTGGGCGTAGTACACCTGCAGGGGGGAAACGGCGGCCAGCAGGGCGGCGGCCAGGCCGGCAGGAGGGCCGGCAAGCTCCGCGCCCAGCGCGTACACCAGGATTACCACTCCCAGCGAGAAGAGCACCGAGGGGCCGCGCAGGGCGGCTTCGCTCTGGCCGAAGAGGGAGCACCATATCTTCAGGAGCCAGTAATAGAGGGGCGGGTGAATGTCCAGCGCGGCTTGTTGGGCGATGACGGCGAAGGGCCGGCCGGCGAGCGCCGCGCTGTTGCCCTCGTCCGCCCAGAGGGACTGGCCGTCCAGACGGTACAGACGCAGGGCCAGGGCCAATAGCAGTATCAGCGCCAGTGCCAGAAGAAGGCTCCCATCTCGACGCCGTTCAGCGGCGTACACGCCAGCCCTCCCGCAGGCGCACGCCGCGCCGGCCTGAGATAACATAGGCGATGGCGGCCAGGCCGATGATGGCAAGGATGCCGGCGGGGATCAGCCAGGGCGTCCAGGCCGGCCAGGGCCGGATGATGAGGGCATCCAGCGCGCCGCGCCCGCCGGCGACCTCGATTTCCACCGTATGAGGGCCTGGAGAGAGCCAGCTCCCGCGCCATACGACCTGCCCGAACCCCTCCGCCGGCGCGGTCAGGGCGACTTCGTGGGCCGGCGCACCGTCCACGCGCAGGCGCAGGGAGCCGAAGGCCGGCCCGCGCGGCGCAATCAATGACAGCTCCCGGCCCTCGAAGCGGAAGGTGATGGATGCGCCGGCTTCCTCGCTCCAGCGGTAGGCCCCCAGCACCGCGCGGTCGTCGCGATCGGTCTGCCAGGCGCCCTGGTAGCGCAGTGCCCAGTGGTCCTCCTGATGACAGCCGCGGTACAGGGCCGGCTCCTGGCGGGTGTAGGATTTCAGCGCCTCGTACAGCGGCATGGGGGTGAAATCCGGCTCCACCATGCGGAAGTAGTACATCGGCTGGTTGATCTCCTGGTCCGTGGCGCGCTTGAAGAACCAGACGTTGGCGACCCCCAGCCACGGCCACTCCCGTTGGATGCGCTCATATGCCAGGAGGACATAGCGGGCCTGTATTTCCGGTGTCACCTGACCGAAGGGCTTCTCGGGGAGCGCATCCGGCGCGGCGTTCCAGTTCATCTCGGATATCCAGATGGGCTTATGGGCGTCGCCGTTCTTCACCATGATGTCGCGGATGTAGAGCGGGCGGGAGAAATTGATGACGCGCGGCTGTAGGCGGCGGTCGGTGGGGCCGGACCACAGGCCGTAGCCCTGCATGGCTAGCACGTCGAAATAGGGGGCGGCGCCGGCGTCGTACATCTGCTGTAAAAAGGCGAAATCGTTCAGGTTGCGGTAGTCCAGCTCGATGGTGGAGGCCATCGCCCCGCAGATGATGACCACGTCGGGGTCCACCGCTTTGGCGCGGGTGTAGGCGACCTTGAGCAGTTCAGTATAGCCTTTGGGGTCCACCGGCCGCTCGCCCCATTCGGGGTAGATGTTCGGCTCGTTCCATATCTGGTAGTAGCGCACGCGCCCTTTGTAGCGCCGCACCACCATCTCGACGAAGTCGCCGAAGTCCTCGAAGTTGTCGGGCGGGGCGAGGGAGCCGGCGGCATCGCCGGCGGCCCGGCTCCACGCCGGCGGATTGTCCAGCCGCACGATCAGCTCCAGGCCGTATTTCTCCGCCAGGGAGACGATGTGATCGTACTTCTCCCAGGCGGAGCGGTAGGGTGTATGCCGGCGGTCCTCGAAATCCCCCTTGCCGTGGATCTCGATGTCCTCCCACGGGAATTCCTGACGGATCCAGTGGAAGCCGGCCTCGGCGATCATGCGCACCGCCAGTTCGCGCTTGGCGGGGTCGGCCTCCTGCTCCAGGAAGGTGTTGACGCCGAAGGGGTTGAGGCCGGCGTGCGCCACCGGCACGTAATCGGCCGTCTGGGGGTGGGGGCGGAACTGGTCAAAGAGGAGCTGGAGCAGGGCCTTGGCCTGCGGGAGGGGTTCCGTCTCACCGGTGATGGAGAAAAGCCAGTCGGATGGCGAGGAACAGGCGGCCAATCCGCCGGCCACTGCCATCACCAGGATCAGAACGCCCATGTATC includes:
- a CDS encoding glycosyltransferase family 39 protein, which codes for MYAAERRRDGSLLLALALILLLALALRLYRLDGQSLWADEGNSAALAGRPFAVIAQQAALDIHPPLYYWLLKIWCSLFGQSEAALRGPSVLFSLGVVILVYALGAELAGPPAGLAAALLAAVSPLQVYYAQEARMYMLMAFWSALAAWGAWRWIVHPRWLFALIYILAGAAGLYTHYFFPAVLLACNLVFLFAWMERRRARTLAAWVGMQAGVLLLYLPWLGTGLSRLLAWPRGTAAMDIMTWLGSAWRTLCLGPAGLDAPWSTALPFALLLALGAAALALAGRERAPLPAARWLLPFLGWLIPVALMAAGGIYQPARLKFLMAGSPFFSLCLGAGAVLPLQLARAGRRPTILSSILAGLLVALALIPA
- a CDS encoding cellulase family glycosylhydrolase, producing MGVLILVMAVAGGLAACSSPSDWLFSITGETEPLPQAKALLQLLFDQFRPHPQTADYVPVAHAGLNPFGVNTFLEQEADPAKRELAVRMIAEAGFHWIRQEFPWEDIEIHGKGDFEDRRHTPYRSAWEKYDHIVSLAEKYGLELIVRLDNPPAWSRAAGDAAGSLAPPDNFEDFGDFVEMVVRRYKGRVRYYQIWNEPNIYPEWGERPVDPKGYTELLKVAYTRAKAVDPDVVIICGAMASTIELDYRNLNDFAFLQQMYDAGAAPYFDVLAMQGYGLWSGPTDRRLQPRVINFSRPLYIRDIMVKNGDAHKPIWISEMNWNAAPDALPEKPFGQVTPEIQARYVLLAYERIQREWPWLGVANVWFFKRATDQEINQPMYYFRMVEPDFTPMPLYEALKSYTRQEPALYRGCHQEDHWALRYQGAWQTDRDDRAVLGAYRWSEEAGASITFRFEGRELSLIAPRGPAFGSLRLRVDGAPAHEVALTAPAEGFGQVVWRGSWLSPGPHTVEIEVAGGRGALDALIIRPWPAWTPWLIPAGILAIIGLAAIAYVISGRRGVRLREGWRVRR